Proteins encoded within one genomic window of Halorussus salilacus:
- a CDS encoding thioredoxin domain-containing protein, producing the protein MSDPDRGPSDPHGDPTDRNRLDEEESPYLRQHADNPVNWQPWDEAALDAAAEREVPIFLSVGYSACHWCHVMEDESFEDEAVARVLNENFVPIKVDREERPDLDSIYQTICQAVTRRGGWPLSAWLTPEGKPFYVGTYFPKEPKRGQPGFLDLLENIAESWGDETDRAEMHNRADQWTAAIEGELESVPEPGDPPGEDLLESAADAAVRSADRDHGGFGTGQKFPQAGRIHLLLRAADAVGGPQERAKEGETEANEEGENGEQEAGERADASERADEYREVATEALSAMADGGLFDQLGGGFHRYTVDREWVVPHFEKMLYDNAEIPRAMLAGYQVTGEERYAEVARRTFAFVERELTHPEGGFYSTLDAQSDGEEGKFYVWTPEEVGEAVADDTAADLFCDRFGVTESGNFEGKTVLTASESVPDLADEYGMDQTAVRERLEDARQRVFEAREERVRPRRDEKVLAGWNGLLVSALAEGALVLDDGDRWADLAGGALEFVREKLWDADEGRLLRRFKDGDTAIEGYLEDYAFLARGALNCYEATGDVEHLTFALDLARAVESEFWDAEAGTVYFTPERGEDLVARPQEPHDQSTPSSLGVAVDTLLALSEFVPHDRFTDIAERVLETRGQAIRSNPLQHASLALAADRYARGSLEVTVVAESLPDSWREELAGRYLPTRLLSVRPPGDLSARLDEVGLDEVPPVWADRDRRDDSPTAYVCRGFACSPPETDLAAALDWAAEQG; encoded by the coding sequence ATGAGCGACCCCGACCGAGGTCCCAGCGACCCCCACGGAGACCCCACCGACCGCAACCGGCTCGACGAGGAGGAGAGCCCGTACCTCCGCCAGCACGCCGACAACCCGGTGAACTGGCAACCGTGGGACGAGGCCGCGCTCGACGCGGCCGCCGAGCGCGAGGTCCCCATCTTCCTCTCGGTGGGCTACTCGGCGTGCCACTGGTGTCACGTCATGGAGGACGAGAGCTTCGAGGACGAGGCGGTCGCACGAGTCCTCAACGAGAACTTCGTCCCGATAAAGGTCGACCGCGAGGAGCGCCCCGATCTCGACTCCATCTACCAGACCATCTGTCAGGCCGTGACCCGGCGGGGCGGGTGGCCCCTCTCGGCGTGGCTCACGCCCGAGGGCAAACCCTTCTACGTCGGGACCTACTTCCCGAAGGAACCCAAGCGGGGCCAACCCGGCTTCCTCGACCTGCTCGAAAACATCGCCGAGTCGTGGGGTGACGAGACCGACCGCGCGGAGATGCACAACCGGGCCGACCAGTGGACCGCCGCCATCGAGGGCGAACTCGAATCCGTGCCCGAACCCGGCGACCCGCCCGGCGAGGACCTGCTCGAATCGGCGGCCGACGCCGCGGTCCGGAGCGCCGACCGCGACCACGGCGGGTTCGGCACCGGCCAGAAGTTCCCGCAGGCGGGCCGAATCCACCTCCTCCTGCGGGCCGCCGACGCGGTCGGCGGCCCGCAGGAGAGGGCGAAGGAGGGCGAGACGGAGGCGAACGAAGAAGGAGAGAACGGAGAGCAGGAGGCGGGCGAGCGAGCAGACGCGAGCGAGCGCGCCGACGAGTACCGCGAGGTCGCGACCGAGGCCCTCTCGGCGATGGCCGACGGCGGCCTGTTCGACCAGTTGGGCGGGGGCTTCCACCGCTACACCGTCGACCGCGAGTGGGTCGTCCCCCACTTCGAGAAGATGCTGTACGACAACGCAGAGATTCCCCGCGCGATGCTCGCGGGATATCAGGTCACGGGCGAGGAGCGATACGCCGAGGTCGCCCGCCGGACCTTCGCGTTCGTCGAGCGCGAGCTGACCCATCCGGAGGGCGGATTCTACAGCACCCTCGACGCCCAGAGCGACGGCGAGGAGGGGAAGTTCTACGTCTGGACGCCCGAGGAGGTCGGCGAGGCCGTCGCCGACGACACCGCCGCCGACCTGTTCTGCGACCGGTTCGGCGTGACCGAGTCGGGCAACTTCGAGGGCAAGACCGTCCTCACGGCCAGCGAGTCGGTTCCCGACCTCGCCGACGAGTACGGGATGGACCAGACCGCGGTCCGCGAGCGCCTCGAAGACGCCCGCCAGCGCGTCTTCGAGGCGCGCGAGGAGCGGGTCAGGCCTCGCCGCGACGAGAAGGTGCTGGCGGGGTGGAACGGCCTGCTGGTCTCGGCGCTCGCGGAGGGCGCGCTGGTGCTCGACGACGGCGACCGGTGGGCCGACCTCGCGGGCGGCGCGCTCGAATTCGTCCGGGAGAAGCTGTGGGACGCCGACGAGGGGCGACTCCTCCGGCGGTTCAAGGACGGGGACACCGCCATCGAGGGCTACCTCGAAGACTACGCCTTCCTCGCGCGGGGCGCGCTGAACTGCTACGAGGCGACGGGCGACGTCGAGCACCTCACGTTCGCGCTCGACCTCGCGCGCGCGGTCGAGTCGGAGTTCTGGGACGCCGAGGCCGGGACCGTCTACTTCACGCCCGAGCGCGGCGAGGACCTCGTCGCGCGCCCGCAGGAACCCCACGACCAGTCGACGCCCTCCAGCCTCGGCGTGGCGGTCGACACCCTGCTCGCGCTCTCGGAATTTGTCCCCCACGACCGATTCACGGACATCGCCGAGCGCGTCCTCGAAACCCGCGGGCAGGCGATCCGCTCGAACCCGCTCCAGCACGCCTCGCTCGCGCTGGCGGCCGACCGGTACGCCCGCGGGTCGCTCGAAGTGACGGTCGTCGCCGAGTCGCTCCCCGACTCGTGGCGCGAGGAACTCGCGGGCCGGTACCTGCCGACCCGCCTGTTGTCGGTCCGGCCGCCGGGCGACCTCTCGGCGCGGCTCGACGAGGTGGGCCTCGACGAGGTCCCGCCCGTCTGGGCCGACCGCGACCGGCGCGACGATTCGCCGACGGCGTACGTCTGCAGGGGGTTCGCGTGTTCGCCGCCCGAGACCGACCTCGCGGCGGCGCTCGACTGGGCCGCCGAGCAGGGGTAA
- a CDS encoding PLP-dependent cysteine synthase family protein, whose translation MRESILDAVGSPLVRVASPEGSTVAAKVEAFNPGGSAKDRPAREMIAAAERAGEISPGDRLVEPTSGNTGIGLAVAAAARGYDLTIVMPASKSPERRRLLKAYGADLELVDGDMSDARERADELAAETGAVQMGQFENPANAEAHYRTTAEEIIAQVEGREVDAFVAGVGTGGTITGTAERLLEEFPEMEVVAVEPKRNAVLSTGESGEDDYQGMGPGFVSDLLDTDLLDSVETVALEDAEAEARRLAREEGILVGQSSGAASVAARRVAERLAQPQLNCPELPDEIDELVASDGGSLDGYDDCPLVVTVFPDSGERYLSTGMFD comes from the coding sequence ATGAGAGAGTCCATCCTCGACGCGGTCGGGTCGCCGCTCGTCAGGGTCGCCTCCCCCGAGGGTTCGACCGTCGCGGCCAAGGTCGAGGCGTTCAACCCCGGCGGGTCGGCCAAGGACCGCCCGGCGCGGGAGATGATCGCCGCGGCCGAGCGCGCGGGCGAGATTTCGCCGGGCGACCGCCTCGTTGAACCCACGAGCGGCAACACCGGCATCGGCCTCGCGGTCGCGGCCGCCGCCCGGGGGTACGACCTCACCATCGTGATGCCCGCCTCGAAGTCGCCCGAGCGACGCCGACTCCTGAAAGCGTACGGTGCCGACCTCGAACTCGTCGACGGCGACATGTCCGACGCCCGCGAGCGCGCCGACGAACTCGCCGCCGAGACCGGCGCGGTCCAGATGGGCCAGTTCGAGAACCCCGCGAACGCCGAGGCCCACTACCGGACGACCGCCGAGGAGATCATTGCGCAGGTCGAGGGCCGCGAGGTCGACGCGTTCGTCGCGGGGGTCGGCACCGGCGGCACCATCACGGGCACCGCCGAGCGCCTGCTGGAGGAGTTCCCCGAGATGGAGGTCGTCGCGGTCGAACCCAAGCGAAACGCAGTGCTCTCGACCGGCGAGTCGGGCGAAGACGACTACCAGGGCATGGGGCCGGGGTTCGTCAGCGACCTGCTCGACACCGACCTCCTCGATTCGGTCGAGACGGTCGCGCTGGAGGACGCCGAGGCCGAGGCCCGACGGCTCGCCCGCGAGGAGGGGATTCTGGTGGGCCAGTCGTCGGGCGCGGCCTCGGTCGCCGCGCGCCGGGTCGCCGAGCGACTCGCTCAGCCCCAACTGAACTGTCCCGAACTGCCCGACGAGATCGACGAGCTGGTGGCGTCCGACGGCGGGAGTCTCGACGGCTACGACGACTGCCCGCTCGTGGTGACGGTGTTCCCCGACAGCGGCGAGCGCTATCTCTCGACCGGAATGTTCGACTGA
- a CDS encoding MFS transporter, with product MSNRASVSRRRRVLFVVALAELLAMSLWFSATAAAPELSAEWGLTASETAWLTIAVQLGFVAGAFLSSALTIADVVRPRYLFAGSALAGAGFTVLIAGVVNAATPAIALRFLTGMALAGVYPTGMKILAGWFEEGRGFAIGVLVGALTVGSALPHLLRAVGGVGQPRVVLYGAGGLAAVGGLLALLVEPGPHQAPTAPFDPGAIGRIVRDRATMLANGGYFGHMWELYAVWTWIPAYLAASLAESGNGGVGGELASLLAFGTIAVGGLGAAVAGSAADRLGRTTITGLSMGVSGVACLAAGVVFGSSLALLVPFVLIWGFAIVADSAQFSAAVSELAEESYVGTALTLQTAVGFLLTTVSIQLLPMVADAVGWRWAFAPLAVGPVLGTLAMLRLRGLPAAGRLAGGRG from the coding sequence ATGAGCAACCGAGCCTCGGTTTCGCGGCGGCGACGCGTCCTCTTCGTGGTCGCGCTGGCCGAACTGCTGGCGATGTCGCTGTGGTTCAGCGCCACCGCGGCGGCACCCGAGCTGTCGGCCGAGTGGGGGCTGACCGCGTCCGAGACGGCGTGGCTCACCATCGCGGTCCAGTTGGGGTTCGTCGCGGGCGCGTTCCTCTCGTCGGCGCTCACCATCGCCGACGTGGTCCGGCCCCGCTACCTGTTCGCCGGGTCGGCCCTCGCTGGCGCGGGCTTCACCGTTCTCATCGCCGGTGTCGTGAACGCCGCGACCCCGGCCATCGCGCTCCGATTTCTGACGGGGATGGCGCTGGCGGGCGTGTACCCGACCGGGATGAAGATACTGGCGGGGTGGTTCGAGGAGGGCCGCGGGTTCGCCATCGGCGTGCTGGTCGGGGCGCTCACCGTCGGGTCGGCGCTCCCCCACCTGCTCCGGGCGGTCGGCGGGGTCGGCCAGCCGCGTGTCGTGCTGTACGGCGCAGGAGGACTCGCCGCCGTCGGCGGCCTGCTGGCGTTGCTGGTCGAACCCGGCCCGCATCAGGCACCGACCGCTCCCTTCGACCCCGGAGCCATCGGCCGCATCGTCCGAGACCGCGCCACGATGCTGGCAAACGGCGGCTACTTCGGCCACATGTGGGAGCTGTACGCGGTCTGGACGTGGATTCCGGCGTACCTCGCGGCGAGCCTCGCCGAGAGCGGAAACGGCGGCGTCGGCGGCGAACTGGCGTCCCTGCTCGCATTCGGAACCATCGCGGTCGGCGGACTCGGAGCGGCGGTCGCGGGGTCGGCGGCCGACCGACTCGGCCGGACCACGATAACGGGACTCAGCATGGGCGTCAGCGGGGTCGCGTGCCTCGCCGCGGGCGTCGTCTTCGGGTCGTCGCTCGCCCTGCTCGTCCCCTTCGTACTGATCTGGGGATTCGCCATCGTCGCCGACTCCGCGCAGTTCTCGGCCGCGGTCTCGGAGTTGGCCGAGGAGTCGTACGTCGGTACCGCGCTCACGCTCCAGACCGCGGTCGGCTTCCTGCTGACCACCGTCTCGATTCAGTTGCTTCCGATGGTGG
- a CDS encoding FKBP-type peptidyl-prolyl cis-trans isomerase, whose protein sequence is MSEEQEAEVADDAENEEVDAEADETQEEATDGLQDGDFVRLDYTARTVEDGDVVDTTDPEVAEEEGLEDEGRDFEPRVIVLGAGHIFESVEDDIVGQEVGHSGSTTIPAEEAFGEYDSDEVKTVSADKIPEDERYPGAHVNVDGQHGHVETIIGGRARVDFNHPLAGEDIEYDYEIVGEVDDRVEQAQGLISMYIDADLDMWIETDEVEEETVVEPEEDDEDAEPETEVETVEKETLYIESTPQLAMNQQWMFQKQQIAQNVMDELDLDRVIIQETIEGGGMPGMGGMMGGGMGGADIEEALEDADVDEDEILDELEGEETEE, encoded by the coding sequence ATGAGTGAAGAACAAGAGGCCGAAGTAGCCGACGACGCAGAGAACGAGGAAGTGGACGCGGAGGCCGATGAGACCCAGGAGGAGGCCACCGACGGGCTTCAGGACGGGGACTTCGTCCGCCTGGACTACACCGCGCGCACCGTCGAGGACGGCGACGTCGTCGACACCACCGACCCCGAGGTCGCCGAGGAGGAGGGCCTCGAAGACGAGGGCCGCGACTTCGAGCCGCGCGTCATCGTGCTCGGCGCGGGTCACATCTTCGAGAGCGTCGAGGACGACATCGTCGGTCAGGAGGTCGGCCACTCCGGTAGCACGACCATCCCCGCCGAGGAAGCCTTCGGCGAGTACGACTCCGACGAGGTCAAGACCGTCAGCGCCGACAAGATTCCCGAAGACGAGCGCTACCCCGGCGCGCACGTCAACGTCGACGGCCAGCACGGCCACGTCGAGACCATCATCGGCGGCCGCGCCCGCGTCGACTTCAATCACCCGCTCGCTGGCGAGGACATCGAGTACGACTACGAGATCGTCGGCGAGGTCGACGACCGCGTCGAGCAGGCCCAGGGCCTCATCTCGATGTACATCGACGCCGACCTCGACATGTGGATCGAGACCGACGAAGTCGAGGAGGAGACGGTCGTCGAACCCGAGGAAGACGACGAGGACGCCGAGCCCGAGACCGAAGTCGAGACCGTCGAGAAGGAGACGCTGTACATCGAGAGCACGCCCCAGCTCGCGATGAACCAGCAGTGGATGTTCCAGAAACAGCAGATCGCCCAGAACGTGATGGACGAACTCGACCTCGACCGCGTCATCATCCAAGAGACCATCGAGGGCGGCGGCATGCCCGGCATGGGCGGGATGATGGGCGGCGGCATGGGCGGCGCAGACATCGAGGAGGCGCTCGAAGACGCCGACGTCGACGAAGACGAAATCCTCGACGAACTCGAAGGCGAAGAGACCGAGGAGTAA
- a CDS encoding DUF7504 family protein — MSSPSSHSPGDGVGSDADPVGESPTETDDFREVLRELKAEGCNLLVVGDAPRHLFTCASAGLLGDPEERRYRLLAVTDASPRSVAERLPDPDEAPEPLGETTRIVNHASPPRSVTDDAGSSPADLPGIAETHVVDPQLAGLQAQLTEGMAAFNQLAGGLRPGELRVGVDSLESLFGHYDDGVVRRCLRVVTGYVADYAGMGHYVLPRPYDSERVESLAPEFDAVVEIRAVDPATCDHDAEERWHVPSRELTTDWMPM; from the coding sequence ATGAGTTCACCGAGTTCTCACTCTCCGGGGGACGGGGTCGGGAGCGACGCCGACCCGGTCGGTGAATCGCCGACCGAGACCGACGACTTCCGCGAGGTTCTCCGGGAGCTGAAGGCCGAGGGATGCAACCTGCTCGTGGTCGGCGACGCCCCGAGACACCTGTTCACATGCGCCAGCGCGGGCCTGCTCGGCGACCCCGAGGAGCGTCGGTACCGGCTCCTCGCGGTCACCGACGCGAGCCCGCGGAGCGTCGCCGAACGCCTCCCGGACCCCGACGAAGCCCCGGAGCCGCTGGGGGAGACGACCCGAATCGTCAACCACGCCTCGCCGCCCCGGTCGGTGACCGACGACGCTGGTAGCTCGCCAGCCGACCTGCCCGGCATCGCGGAGACCCACGTCGTCGACCCCCAGCTCGCGGGACTGCAGGCCCAGCTCACCGAGGGGATGGCGGCGTTCAATCAGCTCGCGGGCGGCCTGCGGCCCGGGGAACTCCGGGTCGGCGTCGACTCGCTCGAATCGCTGTTCGGCCACTACGACGACGGCGTCGTCCGTCGCTGCCTCCGGGTGGTGACCGGCTACGTCGCCGACTACGCCGGGATGGGCCACTACGTCCTGCCGAGACCGTACGACAGCGAGCGCGTCGAGTCGCTGGCCCCCGAGTTCGACGCGGTCGTCGAGATACGCGCGGTCGACCCCGCGACGTGCGACCACGACGCCGAGGAGCGCTGGCACGTTCCGAGCCGGGAGCTGACGACCGACTGGATGCCGATGTGA
- a CDS encoding MinD/ParA family ATP-binding protein: MLAIAGGKGGCGKTTTTLGVASALARQRRSVLAADADREMPNLHAMAGVSRRPGLDAVAAGWPARAVAGRPSASGVSSGVRVLPAASGPTRGGPAEGTEGLALAGLRAADAADAVLLDSPAGAGPDAVAPLRVADAAVVATTAEPACLRDAAKTAAMARELGTPVAGAVVSRAVGPECDGAEPNPPEGIADLLDCPVLGVVPEVGSAPLADDRVRAAHDRLVSALQPKYL, encoded by the coding sequence ATGTTAGCCATCGCCGGAGGCAAGGGCGGGTGCGGGAAGACGACCACGACCCTCGGAGTCGCGAGCGCGCTCGCCCGCCAGCGCAGGTCGGTCCTCGCGGCCGACGCCGACCGCGAGATGCCGAACCTCCACGCGATGGCGGGGGTCTCGCGCCGACCGGGCCTCGACGCGGTCGCGGCGGGGTGGCCCGCGAGGGCGGTCGCCGGACGCCCGTCGGCGTCCGGGGTGTCGTCGGGCGTTCGCGTCCTCCCGGCGGCGAGCGGTCCCACGCGGGGCGGTCCGGCGGAGGGAACCGAGGGCCTCGCGCTCGCGGGCCTGCGCGCCGCCGACGCCGCCGATGCCGTCCTGCTTGACTCGCCCGCCGGGGCCGGACCCGACGCGGTCGCGCCCCTCCGTGTGGCCGACGCCGCGGTCGTGGCGACCACCGCCGAACCCGCCTGCCTGCGCGACGCCGCCAAGACCGCCGCGATGGCGCGCGAACTCGGAACGCCGGTCGCGGGCGCGGTCGTCTCCCGGGCGGTGGGTCCCGAGTGCGACGGGGCCGAACCGAACCCGCCCGAGGGAATCGCCGACCTGCTGGACTGTCCGGTCCTCGGAGTCGTCCCGGAGGTGGGGTCGGCCCCGCTCGCCGACGACCGGGTCCGGGCCGCCCACGACCGCCTCGTGTCAGCCCTACAGCCCAAATACTTATGA
- a CDS encoding TlpA family protein disulfide reductase, with the protein MESTEPSQTWDAAAHSEVVGALEAGIAEVTYRVWGADWCGDCRAVLPDFFAALEAAGVPDEEVEVHEVDEDKDGEKVAEYDVTHIPTIVVEREGEELVRFEESEDRPAARYVADRLLESDVMA; encoded by the coding sequence ATGGAATCGACCGAACCGAGTCAGACGTGGGACGCCGCGGCGCACAGCGAGGTCGTCGGCGCGCTCGAAGCCGGAATCGCGGAAGTGACCTACCGGGTCTGGGGAGCCGACTGGTGTGGCGACTGTCGGGCGGTCCTGCCCGACTTCTTCGCCGCGCTCGAAGCCGCGGGCGTCCCGGATGAGGAGGTCGAGGTGCACGAAGTCGACGAGGACAAGGACGGCGAGAAGGTCGCCGAGTACGACGTGACCCACATCCCGACCATCGTGGTCGAGCGCGAGGGCGAGGAACTCGTCCGGTTCGAGGAGAGCGAGGACCGACCCGCCGCGCGGTACGTCGCTGACCGACTACTGGAGTCGGACGTGATGGCCTGA
- a CDS encoding RAD55 family ATPase produces MARRLSTGIEVLDRKLDGGLPKGSIVALSAPPASQAELLLYEFTSARQTLYLSTDRDEAAVTEALNRAPGRTGSPDVRRVPGDAPLDHSQRLFRRLPEDSNLIIDPVDLLERREESRYRNFLNDLQNHLHNTGSVAVLHCLDGRSVPDTRDLTEHVADVVFQLHTEYSGDTVETRLAVPKFRGGRALPETIKLELAESVRIDTSRDIA; encoded by the coding sequence GTGGCACGGCGACTCTCGACGGGAATCGAGGTGTTAGACCGGAAACTCGACGGCGGGCTACCGAAGGGCAGCATCGTCGCGCTGTCGGCACCCCCGGCGAGTCAGGCGGAGCTACTGCTCTACGAGTTCACGTCGGCGCGCCAGACGCTCTACCTCTCGACCGACCGCGACGAGGCCGCCGTGACCGAGGCGCTGAATCGCGCGCCCGGCCGGACCGGGTCGCCCGACGTGCGCCGGGTCCCCGGCGACGCGCCGCTCGACCACTCCCAGCGGCTCTTCCGGCGGCTCCCCGAGGACTCGAACCTCATCATCGACCCGGTCGACCTGCTGGAGCGCCGCGAGGAGAGTCGCTACCGCAACTTCCTCAACGACCTCCAGAACCACCTCCACAACACCGGCAGCGTCGCGGTCCTCCACTGCCTCGACGGCCGGTCGGTGCCCGACACCCGCGACCTGACCGAACACGTCGCCGACGTGGTGTTCCAGTTGCACACCGAGTACTCGGGCGACACCGTCGAGACGCGGCTCGCGGTGCCGAAGTTCCGGGGCGGCCGGGCGCTCCCCGAGACCATCAAGCTCGAACTCGCCGAGTCGGTCCGCATCGACACGAGCCGCGACATCGCGTGA